The Phycisphaerales bacterium AB-hyl4 genome has a window encoding:
- a CDS encoding UbiA family prenyltransferase yields the protein MAEQADDKQNMKPIDPEHPPMRVWLEVTRLSNLPTVLSNVLVGLAMALEVYGRPIWGGYPRVEQDHVTLWRVLIHDGWPVLIAMAMFYCAGMVLNDVFDRAYDRERRPERPIPSGRLATRTAVIATVVFALIGMFVIARTGLWPTVFSAALLVSIVAYNALHRRWAWTVAFMGINRGGVYVVAAAVTAAAVAAAPVAVPMSAYWAAFGRIVLPFAIILALYTAAMTYLARRENDAEVGRRRLLAWALPVLAIAGMMSVVPTTVEMVALAAVVGLCVLLWLGRCAQQYSDGPPHTRPAVMGWLAGMCLIDAYFLSLMGRPAFAGVALVCFGATLLWQRRVTGT from the coding sequence GTGGCTGAGCAAGCGGATGACAAGCAGAACATGAAGCCGATCGACCCCGAGCATCCGCCGATGCGTGTGTGGCTGGAGGTGACGCGGCTGTCGAATCTGCCGACGGTGCTGAGCAACGTGCTGGTGGGGTTGGCGATGGCGTTGGAAGTGTACGGCCGACCGATCTGGGGCGGCTATCCGCGCGTCGAACAAGACCATGTCACGCTCTGGCGGGTGCTGATCCATGACGGCTGGCCGGTGCTGATTGCGATGGCGATGTTTTATTGCGCGGGCATGGTGCTCAACGATGTGTTTGACCGCGCGTATGACCGCGAGCGTCGGCCGGAGCGGCCGATCCCGTCAGGCCGACTCGCGACGCGGACGGCGGTAATCGCGACCGTGGTCTTTGCGCTCATCGGCATGTTTGTCATCGCGCGAACGGGGCTTTGGCCAACGGTTTTCAGCGCGGCGCTGCTGGTGTCGATCGTGGCGTATAACGCGCTGCATCGGCGGTGGGCGTGGACGGTGGCGTTCATGGGAATCAACCGCGGGGGGGTGTATGTCGTCGCGGCGGCGGTGACGGCGGCGGCCGTGGCGGCAGCGCCCGTGGCGGTTCCGATGAGCGCGTACTGGGCGGCGTTCGGGCGGATCGTGCTGCCGTTTGCCATAATCCTCGCGTTGTACACCGCGGCGATGACGTATCTCGCCCGTCGGGAAAATGACGCGGAAGTCGGCCGACGGCGGCTGCTCGCGTGGGCGCTGCCCGTGCTGGCGATCGCGGGCATGATGTCGGTCGTGCCGACGACGGTGGAGATGGTGGCGCTGGCGGCGGTGGTGGGGTTGTGCGTGCTGCTGTGGCTTGGCCGATGCGCGCAGCAGTACAGCGACGGCCCGCCCCACACGAGGCCGGCGGTGATGGGCTGGCTGGCGGGGATGTGCCTGATTGATGCGTACTTTTTGTCGCTGATGGGTCGCCCGGCGTTCGCGGGCGTGGCGCTGGTGTGCTTCGGTGCGACGCTGCTGTGGCAGCGGCGGGTGACGGGGACGTAA
- a CDS encoding alkaline phosphatase family protein, whose amino-acid sequence MKPVALINVVGLSASLIGDDAPRLRALVERGRMTPLRPTLPAVTCSVQASMLTGKPVREHGIVGNGWYFRELAEVRFWNRSSRLIEAEPVWEAAKRRDAAATCANLFWWHNTYSSADVVLNVRPMYKADGRKLPDCYSEPAPLRDTLQRELGTFPLYHFWGPRADITSSRWIVNATMRVYDEHRPTLTLVYLPHLDYALQKFGPGHAESAAAVREIDAEVGRLLDYFDERGVTPIVVSEYGIEPVDAAVAVNRVLRDAGFLRVRIEDGRELLDAGACEAFAVADHQVAHVYVRRPERVAKVASLCAGITGVEAVLDRDAQRQRGIDHPRAGELVLVADRGKWFTYDYWHDDAVAPDFARTVDIHRKPGYDPRELFIDPAIRHPKLAVAMKLLRSKAMNMRTLMDLIPLDTSLVKGSHGRVDVADERRPVLIAPADITMPETDGDTLACEKVHDVVLNAMFGDATSSGDDLSVDA is encoded by the coding sequence ATGAAGCCAGTCGCGCTGATCAACGTCGTGGGGCTGAGTGCGTCGCTCATCGGCGATGATGCGCCGCGATTGCGTGCATTGGTCGAACGAGGCCGCATGACACCGCTGCGGCCGACGCTGCCGGCGGTGACGTGCTCGGTGCAGGCGAGCATGCTCACGGGCAAGCCGGTTCGGGAACATGGCATCGTGGGCAACGGGTGGTACTTTCGCGAGCTGGCGGAGGTGCGGTTCTGGAATCGGTCGAGTCGATTGATCGAGGCAGAGCCGGTGTGGGAGGCGGCGAAACGGCGGGACGCGGCGGCGACGTGTGCGAATCTTTTCTGGTGGCATAACACGTACAGCTCGGCGGACGTGGTGTTGAACGTTCGGCCGATGTACAAGGCCGACGGCCGCAAGCTGCCCGACTGCTATAGCGAGCCAGCGCCGTTGCGCGACACGCTGCAGCGCGAGCTGGGCACGTTTCCGCTGTATCACTTCTGGGGCCCGCGAGCGGACATCACATCGAGCAGGTGGATCGTCAACGCGACGATGCGGGTGTATGACGAACATCGGCCGACGCTGACGCTGGTGTATCTGCCGCACCTGGATTATGCGTTGCAGAAGTTCGGGCCGGGGCATGCGGAGAGTGCTGCCGCGGTGCGCGAGATTGATGCCGAAGTGGGTCGATTGCTCGACTACTTCGATGAGCGTGGCGTGACGCCGATCGTGGTCAGCGAGTATGGCATCGAGCCGGTGGACGCGGCGGTGGCAGTGAACCGGGTGCTGCGCGACGCGGGGTTTTTGCGCGTGCGGATCGAAGATGGGCGCGAGCTGCTGGACGCGGGCGCGTGCGAGGCGTTTGCGGTCGCGGATCACCAGGTGGCCCATGTGTATGTGCGTCGGCCGGAGCGGGTGGCGAAGGTGGCGAGCTTATGCGCCGGTATCACCGGCGTCGAGGCGGTGCTCGATCGCGACGCGCAGCGGCAACGCGGCATCGACCACCCGCGAGCCGGCGAGCTGGTGCTTGTCGCCGATCGCGGCAAGTGGTTCACGTACGACTACTGGCATGATGATGCGGTCGCGCCCGACTTCGCCCGCACGGTCGACATCCACCGCAAGCCCGGCTACGACCCGCGCGAGCTGTTCATCGACCCGGCCATCCGGCATCCAAAGCTCGCCGTGGCGATGAAACTGCTGCGCAGCAAGGCGATGAACATGCGGACGCTGATGGACCTGATCCCGCTGGATACGTCGCTGGTCAAGGGATCGCACGGCCGAGTGGACGTCGCGGACGAGCGTCGGCCGGTGCTGATCGCGCCGGCGGACATCACAATGCCCGAAACAGACGGCGATACGCTTGCGTGTGAAAAGGTGCACGATGTCGTGCTCAATGCCATGTTCGGCGACGCGACGTCATCCGGCGACGACCTGTCTGTCGACGCGTAA